From the Cyanobium sp. M30B3 genome, the window CGGAGCGGAGGCCGACTTCCACCGCCGTGATGGCTTTCGGCTGCGGATCTGAGGCGGATCAGGGGTTGGCTCCAAGGTGCCTCAGCAGCTGCGGCGCACCGCCACCATGCCGTTGAAGCCCGGCACAGGGGCGGCGCACTTGCGCAGCTCCAGCTGCAGCGGCAACGGCCCGCAGCGCTCGGCAATCAGGGTGAGGATCTGTTCGCTGTAGTGCTCCAGCGTGTGGCAGCGGATGGCGCGGGCCTGGTGCTGCAGGGCCGTGATCAGCTGGGCGTAGTCGAGGGTGTCGGCCAGCAGGTCGCTGCGGCCGGCGGGTTTGAGATCCACGCCCAGCTCCAGATCCAGCTCGAACCACTGGCCCTGCTCGCGCTCGACATCCAGCACCCCCACGTGGGCCCAGAGGCGCAGGCCCCGCACCACGATCCGATCGCCCCGGCCAGGAGGGGCCATCACAGCGGCAGGCTGCGGTGGCTGAACCGGCGCGCACCACTGGCGAAGTCGGCGGCGATGTGGCCCTCGCCGCGGAGGCGGTAGCGGTAGGTGACCAGCCCCTCCAGGCCCACCGGGCCCCGCGGCGGCAGGGTCTGGGTGGAGATGCCCACCTCGGCGCCGAAGCCGTAGCGGAAGCCATCGGCAAAGCGGGTGGAGCAGTTGAGGAACACGCCGGCGCTGTCCACCGACGCCAGAAAACGCTCAGCCGCCGCCGCATCAGTGGTGCAGATGGCATCGGTGTGGCGCGAGCCGTAGCGGCGGATGTGCTCCAGGGCCTCCTCCAGGCTGGCCACCACCTTCACCGCCAGGATCAGGTCGGCGTACTCCGTGCTCCAGTCGTCCTCGCTGGCCGGGTGGGGTACGCCGTGGGCCAGGGCCTCGGCGTCGCCGCGCAGCTCCACCCCCGCCGCCGCGAAGGCCTTGGCGGCCGCCGGCAGGAAGCTGGCGGCCACGGCGCGGTGCACCAGCAGGGTTTCGATCGCGTTGCAGGCGGCCGGGTACTGGGTCTTGGCATCGAGGGCCACCCGCAGGGCCTGGTCGAGGTCGGCGGCCTGATCCACATAGAGGTGGCAGACGCCATCGGCGTGGCCCAGCACCGGGATGCGGGTGTTCTCCTGGATGAAGCGCACCAGGGCATTGGAGCCGCGCGGAATGATCAGGTCCACCAGGCCGTCGAGCTTGAGCAGCGCCAGGCTCTCCTGGCGGCTGGTGAGCAGTTCCAGGGCCTGGGGGGCCACGGTGGTGGCGGCCAGGCCGGCCTGCAGGGCCTCCAGGATGGCGGCACAGCTGCGCACCGCCTCCCGGCCGCCCTTGAGGATGGCGCCATTGCCGGAGCGGATCGCCAGCGAGGCGATCTGCATCACGGCGTCGGGGCGGGCCTCGAAGATCACGCCCACCACCCCCAGGGGAACGGTGACCCTCTCCAGCACCAGCCCCGCATCCAGCTCGGTGTGCAGCTGGCGGCGGCCGATCGGATCCGCCAGGGCCGCCACCTGGCGCACCCCGGCGATCGCCCCATCGAGCTTGGCGGCGTCCAGTTTCAGCCGGGCCACCAGGGAGGCGGCCAGCCCCTCGGCGGCCGCGGCCTCCAGGTCGGCCTGGTTGGCCGCCAGGATCGCCTCGCGCCGGGTCTCCAGGGCAGCGGCCATCGCCTCCACGGCCCCGCGGCGCTGCTGATCGCTGCACTGGCCGAGGGCCATGGCACTGCGCCGCACCGCCGCCGCCCGCTGCAGCAGCTCGGGGCTGGGATCGGGAACGGCCGGGCTGGAGGAGTTCATGGAGGCCATCATCCCAAGTGGCTGTTCCACGCCCAAATGGCTGCCCCAGCCAGGAGGCGGCCGGCCCGCTCAGGCGCCGCCCAGCCGCTCCAGGGCCAGCCGGGCGGCGCCGAGGCGACCGGCGCCATTGCCGAGGGCACAGCGCTCAATGCGCAGCTCCTCCCGGCTCACCGCCAGCACCCGCTGCTCCACCTGCCGCCACAGCGCCGGCAGAAACAGGGGCGCAGCGGCGCTGAGGCCGCCGCCGAGCAGCACCAGCTCCGGCGTGAACAGGTAGAGCAGGGAGCTGATGCCGGTGCCCAGCAGCCGGCCGTAGGCCTCCCACACGGCCAGGGCCTCGGGCTCGCCGGCCTCAGCCCGGCGGCAGAGCTCCTGGGGCTCCAGCGGGCTGAGCCGGGCCAGGCCGGCGATGCTGCAGTAGCTCTCCAGGGAGCCGCGATTGCCGCTGTTGCATGGGGGGCCATCGGGCTGGATGCCGATCAGCCCCGGTTCGGCCGCCGCCCCTCCCCGGCCGATGAACAGCGCACCATCCAGCAGCACGGCCCCACCCACGCCGGTGCCGAGGGTGAGCAGCAGGGCGTCGCGGGCGCCGCGGGCGGCCCCATGCCAGCGCTCGCCCACCAGGGCGCAGTTGGCGTCATTGGCGCAGGTCACGCGCCGCTCCAGCAGCGGCTCCAGCCAGGCGGCCAGGGGCACATCGCGCCAGCCGGGCAGGTTGATGGCGATGCGGGCCACGCGGCCGTGGCGGTCGCTGGGTCCGGGATGGCCCACCCCCACCAGCGGCGCCAGGCGCTGGGGATCGAGCCGCTCCACCGCCTCGGCGATCGCCACCGTCACCGCCCCGGGCACGGCCGGCCGGGGAGTCGGCACCTCCAGGCCCTCCAGCAGGGTGCCGTCCTGGGCGAAGCGACCCAGCTTGATGGCGGTGCCGCCCAGGTCGACGCCGATCAACTGGCCATCGCCGGGGGAGGCCGGGGCGGAGGGGTCGGCGGTGGGGGATGGGGCCATCAGAAGCGGAAGAACACCTGCAGCTGGGTCTGCCAGTTGCCGTCCGTATCCACGGAACCCTGCAGGTTGAGCAGCTCTGAGGCCTTGTAGTTGAGGTTCACCTGGGGGGGCACATTGTCCACGTTGGGGGCGGACAGCAGGGACACGCTGAAGCGTTCGGTGAGATCGATCCCGGCCTCGGTGGCCAGCACCAGCTGCGGTGGCACACGGCCGGAGCGCCGCACGTCCGCACGGCTCACACCCTGGTTCACATAGGCGGGATAGATGGCCAGGCTGAGGCGCTGGCCAAAGGCATCGCCGAGGGTGCCAAGAAGGGGCGAGAGCAGCGACTGGCCCACCACCGTGGCCAGGGCCGTGCTGGCACCGGCACCGCCCACCACCCCCGCGAGGGTGTTGCCGCCGATCAGGGCCATCAGCCGGTCCTGGGGCAGGGGCGGGCTGCTGCGCAGGCTGATGTTGTCGGCGAGACGATCGGCCGGACCACTCACACTCAGGTACACCTGCACCAGGTTGAGCTGGTTGAGTGAGCTGAAGCCCTGGGTTTCCAGTTGGGTGGTGGAGGTGGTGAAGGGGGAGCCCCCTCCGGCGGGGTCGGCGCCCATGCCGGCCATGGTCAGGCTGTCGGACACCCGGGTGCGCAGCGTGATGTCGAGGAACGGCACCAGGCCCAGCGACGGGGTGAACACGGCCACGTTGGGCGAGTCGGGATCGAGGCTGAAGGTGGTGGTGAACAGCCCCAGCCGCCCCTGCTTGAGACGCACCACCCCCCGGGCCTGGATGGAAGGGTCAAACGGACCGTCGATCCGCAGGTTTCCCTCGGTCTGGAAGCTGGCCAGCCGCGGCACCCCCACACCCAGGTCGGGACCGAGGCTGAGCCTGAGGTTGTCGAAGCGCACCAGAGGCAGATTCGGCACCAGCGCCCGCAGCTGCTCGCTGGTCTCGCTCTCCACATCGGGGCCGTAGAGCACCAGGGGCTGCTGGAAGGTCCAGCGCTGCTCCGCCAGTTCCGCCACGCTGGTGGGGCTGCCGGGCCTGGCTTCCTCCCCATTGCCGAGGCTGCCGGGCTGCACGTTGATCGAGCCCTTGGAGAGGGCCAGATCACCGCTGATGCGCAGGCCCGCCAGGCTGCCGCCCACCTGCAGGTCGCCGTTGGTGACGGCATTGATGCGGGGGAAGCGGAAGGGCAGGGCCGCGAGGCGGAGGGAGAGCTGGGCGGGTTCGCCCTCGGCGGTGAGCTGGGGGCTCACCAGGCCCAGGCTGCCCACGCCACTGATCCGGCCCTTCGGCCCCACGGCGGCGCCGAACTCCTGGAGGATCAGCTTCTCGAAGTCGAACAACATGGTGGCCTGCAGATCGGTGACGCTCTGCCCCACCAGGTCCAGCTCACCGTCCTGGAGCCGCAGAAAGCCATTGGCGATCGGTCGCAGCAGGCTGCCGCGCACCAGCAGCTGCAGATCGGCACTGCCCTCCTTCCAGTCCACGGCGGGCTGGGCCAACCGGCTGAGAAAGATCAGACCGTCGTCCCGGCTGCTCAGGCGAAGCTCCACCCCATCGGCGGCGGGATCCAGGGGAATGCGACCGGCCAGGTCGATGCCACTGCCGGCGCCGGCCGCACGCAGGGCCAGATCCACCAGCATCGCCTCCCCTTCCAGGTTGACGCTGCCGCGCTCCAGGCTGAGGTCGGTCTCTGCGAAGCCCGCCCCCGCCAGGCCCAGATCCAGGTCCAGGCCCTGCTGCTGGCCAAGGCGATAGCGGCCGCTGGCCGCCAGGGTGCCCCGCAGCTCCTCGGGCACCGGCGTGAGCAGGGCCAGCAGGGCCAGGGGCAGACCCTCCACCGCCAGGCTGCCGCTGCCCTGCCGCAGCGGACCCTGAATCCGCACCTGCAGCGGCTGGGCGCTGAGGGCCAGGTCCCGGTCCTCGCCGGGCAGCCACACATGGCCCTGCAGATCGAGGTCGAGCCTGGAGTCCACCAGGCGGGGGCCGCTGAGATCGGCGTCAAAGTCGAAGCGGGCCGCCAGCCGCTCCAACCGCTCGGCGGCGGTGAGCGACTCGAGCTGGCTGCGCCGCTGCTGGGCCACCAGGGCATGGGCCCGGTTGAGAGCCGCCAGCTGGGCATCGACGCTGCCGGCGAAGGTGTCGATCAGCAGCGTGCCCAGATCCCCGGCCCGTCCGGGATCGCGGGCCACGCCGCCGTTCCAGGCCGGCCAGGCCTCGAGCAACTGGCGCACCAGCCCATCCTCCAGGGCCCTGCCGCTGAGGCGGGCCCGGTAGGCCCCCTGCCATCGACCACGCCAGTCAACGTCGAGCTCGCCGCCGGACTGGGGTTCCACCAGCCCGCGGGCCTGGTAGCGGCGATCGCGGTAGCTGCCCTCGAGCTGCAGGCGCCGGGCCACCACCCCCAGCACGCTGGCCTGCTCCAGCTCCACCTCGCCCTGGAAGGCCAGGGGCTGCAGGCCGAGGTTGCCCCGGCCGCTGAGCCTGCCTTCCAGGGGCTGGAAGCGGCCCATGGGTCCGAGGGCCAACCGCAGGCCATCCAGGGGCAGGGCATCCGCCGTCCATCGATAGGAACGGGGCGTGCCGGCCAGGCTGAGACGCCCCTGCTGCCGGCGCAGGTCGATCGCCACCGGCACCCAGCGGTTGTCGAGCCGGGCCTCCAGCAGCCCCTCGTCTCCCCTGGGCCGCAACGCCAGGCGGCCGCCGCCGGCCGCCTGGCCGAACCAGTCGCCCTGCCAGTCCTGCGCCAGCTGCAGGGGCCCCACCTCCAGGCGCTCCAGCAGCAGCCGGAAGTCGGGGGTGAGACCGGAGAGCGGCCCGCGGATCGTGCCCTCGGCGGTGAGGGTGCCAGCGAGCGTGGTGCCCAGAAGGGCGCTGAGACGATCCAGGGGATAGCCCCGCAGCTGGGCCTCCACCGCCAGGTCTCCCAGCTGCAGCCCCGCGGGGCCGCCCAGAGCGAGGGGCAACCGGCCACGGCCGCTCAGGTAGGGGCTGCTGAGCCGGTCAAGCAGCAGCGCCCGGTCCTGCCAGCGCAGCTGGGCGCGCCAGCCGTCCAGCAGCGGGTTGCTGGCCTGGGAGAGGCGGCTGATCAGGCGCGGCTGCCGCCAGCTGCCCGCCAGCTGCAGATCCCCCTGGATCACCGAGCCCAGCAGCTCGACGGGGGTGCCCGGCTCCAGCGGCAGGTCGGTGGGCTGCAGCTGCCAGTCGCCGGTGAGGGCCAGGTCGCGACCGATGCGGCCGCGGCCGCGCAGCCAGGACCTGCCGCTGCGCAGCTCCAGGGCCTGCACCTGCCACTGGGAGGGGCTCCAGGAGGTGAGCAGGGCCAGCTGGCCGGAGCGGTTGCCCCAGCGCCAGTCCGTGGAGGGCAGGCGCAGCTGGGTACCCCGACACTGCACGGGCAGCAACGGCACCTGCAGTGCCGGTTGGCCGGCTGGGCTCCAGCGCAGCTCGCGGCCGCGCAACTCCCCCTGGCAGTCCGGGCCCCCGTCTGCCCAGGCCAGCCGCAGGCGGCCATCGAGACGGCCCCGCAGCTGGCCGCTCAGGCGCCCTGGAGGAAGCAGGCCCCGGAACCAGGTGTTGAGGTCGAGATTGCGGCTGGTCAACTCGCCGCGCCAGTTGCCCTCGCTCCAGTTGCCTCCAGCCCGCAGGCGCAGAGGCAACGCTGCGTCCCCGGCCAGCCCGAGCTGCAGCTGGCCGCTGAGCAACTGGCGGTGGGGCTGCAGCGAGCCGCTGCTGAGCACCTGCAGCGCCAGGCCGGCAGGCTCCACCCGCACCGAGGCCGGCTGGCGCAGCCGCCAGCGCACATCCATCCGAGGGGGAGGCTGGCTGGGATCGGCCCGCCCCAGCCGCCAGTAGCGCCCCTCGTCGTTGGGACGCAGGTCCACGGCGACGCCCGCGAGACTGAGATTCAGCACCGGCAGCCGGCGCCGCAGGCTGCTGAGGGGATCGAGGCTCACGCCCAGGGCCGCCATGCGCACACTGGAGGGATCCCTGGGATCGGGCAGCAGCCGCGTGGGGCCCAGCTGCAGGCCGGACCAGCCCAGCCCCTGGTACGGCCCGAGCTGGAGCGGGTGCCCCAGGGCCGCACCCAGCTGGCGCTCCAACCTGGGCTGCAGGCGCGCGTAGACCCGCCGTGCCACCTGGTCGAAGGACAACACCCCGGCCACGGCAACGGCTGTGCAGCCGCCAGCCAGCAGCCAGGGGATCAGGGTGCGGGGGCGAATGGGAAGGCGGCAGGCGCGTGGGGCGCAATATAAAAGGCGTTTTCCAGCCGAGCCAGACACCATGAGCACCGACCCGATCCTGCTGGTGGCCGGGGAATGGCTGGGGGCGGCCAGCGGGGTGCTGGCCGTGGCCACGATCGCCGCTTACGCGCTGCGCTGGGGAGTGCGCTTCCGCCTGGTGGGCATCACCAGTTTCACCGCCCTGCTGGCCCTGTCCTGTCTGGCCTTCGCTGTGAGCTACCGACCGCGGGTGGTGGTGGACGGCGCCGTGAGCGTGCCGGTGGTGTTCGACAACGGCGCCGAACTGGTGGTGGCCGCCGCGCCAGCCGACCTGCCGGCGGCGGCCGCCGCCCCCACGGCCGAACAGGTGGCCCGCAACCTGCGGGGCAATGGGCGCCAGAGCGACGACGCCATGGTGCGGGTGCGGGTGCGGCGGGTGGAGACGGTGGCTCCAGGCCTCAGCCGGCCGGTGATCCTGGCCGAGGTGCGCCGGGATCTGGTGAGTGGTGAGATCAGCCTGCAGCCCTGATCGATGGACGGTTTCCAGGACCTGCCCGCCCACGCGCGGCGGGAGCGGGCGGCCCTGGAGCAGGCCGGCTGCCACGACTGGGCCGGCCTGGCCCGGCTGGAGGACCGGCAGCTGGCCGGGCTGGCCCTTGCCGGCAGCGCCAGCCTGCCCAGCCTGGTGCGCCTGCGGGGCCAGGCCCGGCTGGTGGTGGACCTGGATCTCCAGCCAGGCCAGGCGGCCCTGCTGCTCCATGCCGGCATCCCCGACCGGGGCAGCCTGGCCGCCGCTGACCCCCAGCAGCTCTGGCGCCAGACCGGCCGGCTGCAGCGCCGGCTCACCGGCGGGGCGGTACCACCTCCCGATCTGGCCCAGGTGCGGCGCTGGATTGCCCGGGCTCGCCGGGCCACAAACTGACCCAGGGCGGCGCCTGGCTGTCGCAGTTGAGTTCTGAAATAGGAACAGCTGACTCCGCGGCCATGGACAGCGCACGACGCCGACCCACTTCCAGACACCGCGTTGCGGGGGGCCTGCTTGTTGCCGCCGCCGTGGGCGTCACAGCGATGGCGATCCTGCCGGGTGCGCCCCTTCACCCGCAGCGGGTCCAGGCCCAGTCGAATCTGCTGGAGAGCGTGCGACGCGACCCCGCCCGGGCCAAGCGGCTGTGCCGGGAGCTGCGCCAGATGAATCAGCAGGGCATCTCCTACACGAGCAAGCAGGCCATCCGCCAGATCGCCAGCCAGGAAAACCTCAGCCTGATGGATGCGGAAGTGCTCACCACCTATGTGGTGGGGCTGCACTGTCCGGACGTGCGCTGAGTGGCCGCCGCCCACGGCAGGGATGGCTGGATGCGCTGCCGTGACGGCACGTGCCTGCTCAGTC encodes:
- a CDS encoding DUF4332 domain-containing protein; protein product: MDGFQDLPAHARRERAALEQAGCHDWAGLARLEDRQLAGLALAGSASLPSLVRLRGQARLVVDLDLQPGQAALLLHAGIPDRGSLAAADPQQLWRQTGRLQRRLTGGAVPPPDLAQVRRWIARARRATN
- a CDS encoding ROK family protein, with translation MAPSPTADPSAPASPGDGQLIGVDLGGTAIKLGRFAQDGTLLEGLEVPTPRPAVPGAVTVAIAEAVERLDPQRLAPLVGVGHPGPSDRHGRVARIAINLPGWRDVPLAAWLEPLLERRVTCANDANCALVGERWHGAARGARDALLLTLGTGVGGAVLLDGALFIGRGGAAAEPGLIGIQPDGPPCNSGNRGSLESYCSIAGLARLSPLEPQELCRRAEAGEPEALAVWEAYGRLLGTGISSLLYLFTPELVLLGGGLSAAAPLFLPALWRQVEQRVLAVSREELRIERCALGNGAGRLGAARLALERLGGA
- a CDS encoding glutamate-5-semialdehyde dehydrogenase; translation: MMASMNSSSPAVPDPSPELLQRAAAVRRSAMALGQCSDQQRRGAVEAMAAALETRREAILAANQADLEAAAAEGLAASLVARLKLDAAKLDGAIAGVRQVAALADPIGRRQLHTELDAGLVLERVTVPLGVVGVIFEARPDAVMQIASLAIRSGNGAILKGGREAVRSCAAILEALQAGLAATTVAPQALELLTSRQESLALLKLDGLVDLIIPRGSNALVRFIQENTRIPVLGHADGVCHLYVDQAADLDQALRVALDAKTQYPAACNAIETLLVHRAVAASFLPAAAKAFAAAGVELRGDAEALAHGVPHPASEDDWSTEYADLILAVKVVASLEEALEHIRRYGSRHTDAICTTDAAAAERFLASVDSAGVFLNCSTRFADGFRYGFGAEVGISTQTLPPRGPVGLEGLVTYRYRLRGEGHIAADFASGARRFSHRSLPL
- a CDS encoding dihydroneopterin aldolase, which codes for MAPPGRGDRIVVRGLRLWAHVGVLDVEREQGQWFELDLELGVDLKPAGRSDLLADTLDYAQLITALQHQARAIRCHTLEHYSEQILTLIAERCGPLPLQLELRKCAAPVPGFNGMVAVRRSC
- a CDS encoding translocation/assembly module TamB domain-containing protein, which encodes MAGVLSFDQVARRVYARLQPRLERQLGAALGHPLQLGPYQGLGWSGLQLGPTRLLPDPRDPSSVRMAALGVSLDPLSSLRRRLPVLNLSLAGVAVDLRPNDEGRYWRLGRADPSQPPPRMDVRWRLRQPASVRVEPAGLALQVLSSGSLQPHRQLLSGQLQLGLAGDAALPLRLRAGGNWSEGNWRGELTSRNLDLNTWFRGLLPPGRLSGQLRGRLDGRLRLAWADGGPDCQGELRGRELRWSPAGQPALQVPLLPVQCRGTQLRLPSTDWRWGNRSGQLALLTSWSPSQWQVQALELRSGRSWLRGRGRIGRDLALTGDWQLQPTDLPLEPGTPVELLGSVIQGDLQLAGSWRQPRLISRLSQASNPLLDGWRAQLRWQDRALLLDRLSSPYLSGRGRLPLALGGPAGLQLGDLAVEAQLRGYPLDRLSALLGTTLAGTLTAEGTIRGPLSGLTPDFRLLLERLEVGPLQLAQDWQGDWFGQAAGGGRLALRPRGDEGLLEARLDNRWVPVAIDLRRQQGRLSLAGTPRSYRWTADALPLDGLRLALGPMGRFQPLEGRLSGRGNLGLQPLAFQGEVELEQASVLGVVARRLQLEGSYRDRRYQARGLVEPQSGGELDVDWRGRWQGAYRARLSGRALEDGLVRQLLEAWPAWNGGVARDPGRAGDLGTLLIDTFAGSVDAQLAALNRAHALVAQQRRSQLESLTAAERLERLAARFDFDADLSGPRLVDSRLDLDLQGHVWLPGEDRDLALSAQPLQVRIQGPLRQGSGSLAVEGLPLALLALLTPVPEELRGTLAASGRYRLGQQQGLDLDLGLAGAGFAETDLSLERGSVNLEGEAMLVDLALRAAGAGSGIDLAGRIPLDPAADGVELRLSSRDDGLIFLSRLAQPAVDWKEGSADLQLLVRGSLLRPIANGFLRLQDGELDLVGQSVTDLQATMLFDFEKLILQEFGAAVGPKGRISGVGSLGLVSPQLTAEGEPAQLSLRLAALPFRFPRINAVTNGDLQVGGSLAGLRISGDLALSKGSINVQPGSLGNGEEARPGSPTSVAELAEQRWTFQQPLVLYGPDVESETSEQLRALVPNLPLVRFDNLRLSLGPDLGVGVPRLASFQTEGNLRIDGPFDPSIQARGVVRLKQGRLGLFTTTFSLDPDSPNVAVFTPSLGLVPFLDITLRTRVSDSLTMAGMGADPAGGGSPFTTSTTQLETQGFSSLNQLNLVQVYLSVSGPADRLADNISLRSSPPLPQDRLMALIGGNTLAGVVGGAGASTALATVVGQSLLSPLLGTLGDAFGQRLSLAIYPAYVNQGVSRADVRRSGRVPPQLVLATEAGIDLTERFSVSLLSAPNVDNVPPQVNLNYKASELLNLQGSVDTDGNWQTQLQVFFRF